A single region of the Marinobacter nanhaiticus D15-8W genome encodes:
- a CDS encoding aspartate aminotransferase family protein, whose protein sequence is MNTFEQDIDTLRTWDRTHVWHHLTTGQAASAGVPMFVRGEGLTLWDSDGKEYLDASAGGVWVTNVGYGRKEIADAVYQQLMDLNYFAGSMASKPAAAFAEKLLGKMPGMSRVYYSSSGSEANEKAFKMVRQIAHKFHDGKKHKILYRDRDYHGTTLATLSASGQAERREQFGPFMPGFVEFPHCCEYRSQFGDVEDYGLRAAAAMEEVILQEGPDTVGAVIIEPITAGGGIIPPPSSYLRQVREICDRYDLLLIMDEVVCGLGRTGAWFGYQHYDVVPDIVTMAKGVASGYAAISCTVTTERVYEMLQEAEGDTLGYFRDISTFGGCLASQAAALANLNIIEREGLVKNSARQGERLLAGFRELADRYALIGDVRGKGLFLGIELVTDRQSKQPVDERISMAIAAKCKEHGLLIGRTNRSLTGFNNILNFSPALTITEQQVDIVIERLDRAFHDVTEGM, encoded by the coding sequence ATGAATACGTTCGAACAGGATATCGACACGCTGAGAACCTGGGACCGAACCCACGTATGGCATCACCTGACGACCGGGCAGGCCGCATCGGCCGGCGTTCCCATGTTCGTGCGCGGGGAAGGCCTGACGCTCTGGGACAGCGACGGTAAGGAGTACCTGGATGCCTCCGCCGGGGGCGTGTGGGTGACTAATGTCGGTTACGGCCGCAAGGAAATCGCGGATGCGGTCTACCAGCAGCTCATGGACCTCAACTATTTCGCCGGGTCGATGGCCAGTAAACCGGCGGCCGCCTTTGCGGAAAAACTTCTCGGCAAGATGCCGGGCATGAGCCGCGTGTATTACTCCAGCTCCGGCTCCGAGGCTAACGAGAAAGCGTTCAAGATGGTGCGTCAGATCGCCCACAAATTCCATGATGGTAAGAAACACAAGATTCTCTACCGTGACCGGGATTACCACGGCACCACACTCGCGACGCTAAGCGCCAGCGGTCAGGCAGAGCGCCGCGAACAATTTGGCCCGTTCATGCCCGGGTTCGTGGAGTTTCCCCACTGTTGCGAGTACCGCAGCCAGTTCGGTGATGTCGAGGACTACGGCCTACGGGCTGCCGCAGCGATGGAAGAGGTGATCCTGCAGGAAGGTCCCGATACCGTCGGCGCGGTCATCATCGAACCCATTACCGCGGGTGGAGGCATTATCCCGCCTCCGTCGAGCTACCTGCGGCAGGTTCGCGAGATCTGCGACCGCTACGACCTCCTGCTAATCATGGATGAAGTGGTTTGCGGACTGGGGCGGACAGGGGCCTGGTTTGGCTACCAGCACTACGATGTCGTGCCGGATATCGTCACCATGGCCAAGGGCGTCGCTTCCGGTTATGCCGCGATTTCCTGCACGGTCACCACCGAACGCGTCTACGAGATGTTGCAGGAGGCGGAAGGCGATACGCTCGGCTATTTCCGCGATATCTCTACCTTCGGCGGATGTCTGGCCTCCCAGGCGGCAGCACTCGCCAACCTGAACATCATTGAGCGCGAGGGACTGGTCAAAAACAGCGCCCGTCAGGGTGAACGACTGCTCGCCGGTTTCCGGGAACTCGCTGACCGTTATGCACTGATCGGGGACGTGCGCGGCAAGGGCCTGTTCCTGGGTATCGAACTGGTGACCGATCGCCAGAGCAAACAACCTGTGGACGAAAGGATATCCATGGCTATCGCCGCCAAGTGCAAGGAACACGGGTTATTGATCGGTCGCACCAATCGTAGCCTGACCGGATTCAACAACATCCTGAATTTCAGCCCGGCGCTGACCATTACCGAGCAACAGGTCGACATTGTGATCGAGCGCCTGGACCGGGCGTTCCACGACGTCACCGAGGGTATGTAG